AATATAATAAATATACCGGACTTCACGATACAGCTGATATGTTTTTATATAGAGAAATAACATAAACCGTGTGAATTATCTTTGTTTTTATGATGATTCTTGTTTCTTCAGGCTTCATCAAGAACACAGAGAAGCTGAGCTACGGAAAAGAGCACATGTACAAGCTGACCGTGACCGCCTACGACTGTGGAAAGAACCGAGCTTCTGAGGACGTGCTTGTGAAGATCAGCGTCAAGCCCACCTGCAAACCCAGCTGGCAAGGTATCAAAGCTTCGTATCGTTACTCACTAACCTCTTTAAATGGGTCTGTGTTCAACAAGAGGGACTCATTGTTAAAAGGATTGTAAAACTCCTTTTAACCTTAAGTCTTTTGCCACTATTGAAATAATTTACATCTGTTTAAACCATTAACTACTAAATTACCAAGTCCTGTATCCTGGCTCATAAAAAAACAAATACTTTTATTCTCCTCcttctttcttgttttttttaggCTTCAATAAACGTATTGAGTATGAGCCTGGTACAGGTAGCCTGGCCCTGTTTTCCAGCATGCACTTGGAGACATGTGACATGCCCGTCACCTCCATTCGGGCCAGTATTGAACTGGAGACCAACCACATCGGGAAGGGCTGCGACCGCGATACCTACTCTGAAAAGTCGTTGCACAAGTTGTGTGGTAAATAACACACTTCTGTAAACAAATGACATCGAACTGATTTACTGTGCTGAATGATCGCCTTGGTTCTTCAGGAGCCAGCTCTGGTACCATGGAGCTCCTGCCGACACCAAGCAGCTCTGCCAACTGGACTGTAGGACTGCCCACGGACAACGGGCACGACAGCGACCAGGTGTTTGAGTTCAACGGGACCCAGGCCATCAAGGTTCCTGACGGTGTGGTGAACACCAACATGAAGGAGCCTTTCACCATTTCTGTGTGGATGAGGCACGGCCCCGGGGCCCACGAGAAGGAGACCATCCTCTGTAACTCTGACAAAACAGGTGAACACTCTCGAGATGGGTCATCCTGTTGGACGTAAGCATGAAAATTTGTGATTAACTTGTAGGATTTATAATAATCAGCAAATAATTTCAGAGCATATTCAGACATAAGGTACAAAATGAAACTTGAATCGATATGAAAGAACCTGGTGTCTACTGAAGAGGTCAGACCTGTTCCTGCATCTGAAAATCCCCACGTTTAAAATAACTATAGTAACTCAGACCGAGGCTATAATAAGCTGTTGAGCTCAGCTGGATGcctaacacacacaaacacacttccttgtttcttttcttcttcaaatCTTCTGATTACTCACTGACCGCTCATCTTTgaatgtgtttttttgtttttcaatTCAGCCACACTTCTTGATCTTATTCACTGTAAGTGTGTGGCGTGCCGAGAGAGTCGGCGTCTGTTCACCAGCCTCAGAGCTGCTGCTTATATAAGAGGGATTACATCAGAGCGGCTGTGCCCTGGACAGGATGCTCCCTAACCCATGATCTCATCACACCGTTCATGACCTCCGTTTAACACAGAGTCTACGTCACATGACCACCACTTCTACCCTTTCGTGTTCTGCACAGTCACAGATTAAAACGAAAACTAAAAATGCATGAAGGAATTGAGTAAATGAGCAAGTGCTAAGTCATAAAGCGACTTGTGTTTCTTAGGAATTGAGGACATAGTTTGGGATGATTAAATATATATTCTCatattaaaggtggaatatgcaaCTGAGAAGGATAaccacatcttctgggctcagaagcagctgtttGACTTACAGagtccaccattttccacagtgccggCAATGGTACCCCCTATTGGCTAGTAAATGTAAACATTGTGcccgtcaaaaaaaaaaaaaaaatatatatatatatatatatatatatatatatatatatatgtgtgtgtgtgtgtgtgtgtttctacagTTTAGTAACAGATTGACTCCTTTTCGGACCTTAAAGTGGTTGCTCTTGGAAAAAGCCGTTGATCCCAGGTATATTTTAAAAACTATAATTTTAAGGTTCAACCCCCTTTCTCCAGGCTCAGAAAACAGTTTAACACCAGAAGCAACAGCAAACAACCATAAAAACATGACGTTATCTTACAATTTCCAACCGTTGTCGGCGCCTTTTCTGCCGTAGTTCCTAATATGACACACCTACCGAACAATATAACAACTTACTAGTATGCCAGCCTTTTTATGGTAAGGCCAGTTTAgttttcttattttatttataaattcaAAATCACAGCAGCTCAGTGCCGCCAACAATCTGGGAGAGCTGCAAGAGCAACAGGTCAAAACTTCCAACAAGCTGCTCCCAACCGAACCATCTCCCACTCGCTTCGCTTTCTCCTCTCGGACTGCTTCTCACAACCGCACGTGCGCTCCAGCCAACACAATCACAGCAGAATTCCCTCTGTGTGCTTTAAGATAACTTTTTGAATGTCATAAGTCTTTTAGACTTCCTATCCGCTCTGATAATTGTTGACATTTCAGTCCATGCCTCCTCTTTTTTTGGTATTGTCTTAGTAAAGTCAGCATGGTTACATGTTTTCTATGTCGGTTTTCTCCTGGCAGATATGAACAGACACCACTACTCGCTCTACGTTCACAACTGCAGGCTGATCTTCCTCCTGCGCCAGGATCCGGCTGAGGCTGAGAACTACAAACCAGCAGAGTTTCACTGGAAACTCGACCAGGTCAGCTTCTCCCGACACCAAACTGTGAATGTTCCCAGGATGACCCTTGACTTCCATTTACTGGCTGTTGGTCTTTTTCAGGTGTGTGACAAAGAGTGGCATCACTATGTGCTCAACGTGGAGTTCCCCACTGTTTCCCTGTTTGTGGATGGATCCACGTTTGAGCCCTTCATGGTCACGGAGGACTACCCACTGCACGCCTCTAAGATCGAAACTCAGCTCACAATTGGTGCCTGCTGGCAAGGTAGACCTAGTCGCTGTTTAATTTACCTCCCTGCATGATCACATGTAATTACTCTTACAATCGTATGCATATTTTATCATAAAAACTTTATAGTTATTTTTATGTGGATGATTCTCTGTttcttataaataaataaaaactctctCAGGATACTTTATTTTCAGTCTTTATTGGGTTTTTAAATGATGACTATTTCATGCAGCGTCTGAATCTATCCTGTAGATCCTCAACCTTCCTTCCTGTCTCTCCCTGCTCTCTCGTTTCCGTCCTTTACAGAAAACTCAGGACATGACAATGACACTGAAACAGTCCCTGAGACCGCCTCAGGTTGCTTAAGTCTTTCTCTCACTCCTCAGATATGTCCGTGTGTCCACAGTGTCCCACCATGTTAACAGCTTACCTGCATCCTCATACcattttgacattttaaatgtGAAATATTTTGTTTTGTAATACTTTTTGGCATGGGAAGGTTTTTGTGGTACTTTGATGCAGATCGACTTGGTTATTTTTCGTGTTTTCTTCATCCTCCTGTTTTATTTGCCTCACACACCTCAGAAGCTTGGACATTTAACCTGATAACATCACAGAAAACGGAACAGAAATCTATTTTAAAAAGTCGGACTTGGCTGCAGCTTTTCATCCTCCCTGGCTTTTCTTTCAAAGTGTGACCTTGTGGCTCGAAACAGAAACTCCTACGTATCAGATAACAAACCCGAAGCAGCACACAGATGAAGCCTTCGACCTTCAGATGTAGAGTTTGACACTAACACTCACATAGATAGCCGTTCATACGTTCTCCAAATTACAAATTAAATCAGTTCCTTCTAAACATTTTTTATaaatgacagatttttttttatttcatttttgggTTGATGCTGTGTCCTTTTCCAGGCAGCAGTTTGCATCATTATTTCACATATTTGCATGTACTGATGGCGTTCACAAGCTCATCCATCATCTGCCTGGCTCAGCTTCTGGGCCTCGGGCCTTTTAGGGAAACATATACTAACTTGCATGATCTTcattcataccagcttggctcaTTCAGAATGGCATGCTTCAATTTTCAACCTTATGATCTTTTGAGCACTTTCTTAAATCACTCATTTGTTTTTGTGTGGTGCCGTTCTGGCGAAACCAGGTGGAAGCGGCCGGATGGCTCAGTTCTTCAGAGGGAACCTCGCGGGGTTGATCATTCGCTCCGGCAAGCTGGAGAACAAGAAAGTGATCGACTGTTTGTACACCTGCAAAGAAGGGCTGGATGTGCAGCTGCCTGAGGAGGTAGCGTCAGCTGTCAAGGTGAGGGCAGCAGgaactcctgcgttagcttcatcCATCGAGGATTGTTTGCtgaaaggaaaacaaaaacaggaTATTTTTAAAAATCATCATGTGGTTTCTTCTCTCAGGTTGAGTTCAACCCTAACCAGTCTTCTCTGACTGTGGAAGGCGACGACATCGATGCACTTGATAAAGTCATGCAGCACATTTCTTACTTAAACTCCCGTCAGTTCCCGACTCCTGGCATCAGAcaccttcgcatctccacctccgtCAAGTAAGTATCGGTAGAAACATCCATCCGCTCCCTCGCTGGTTATCTCTGCAATTGTTTTCCCTATTAGGATATAATTTGGTTCTTATCAGCTTTTAAAATGTACATCAGTCGATTTTAGCAGCAAATAAACAAAAGTAATAATCTTGTTGGTCTTCCAAATGATTATAAAGCAAGTTTGCTATTTTATGTTCTTTATCATTTTATATTTGATGCTGGATTTTAAATCCTCCCCAGATGTTTCAACGAGGACGCCTGTGTGATGGTGCCAGATGCTGAAGGTTACGTGATGGTGCTGCAGCCAGAGGAACCCAAGATCAGCCTGAGCGGCATCGACCACTTTGCTCGCAGCGCTGCCGAGTTCGAGAGCCAGGAGGGAGTGACTCTGTTCCCCGAGCTCCGTATTGTGAGCACCATCACCCGCGAAGTGGAGGCCGATGCTGAGTCTGAAGCTACAGACGGCGCAGACGACGATCCCACTGGTAGGAAGACGTTCACTTGAGACTTTAAGTAGAATCGACATGAATTTTTCACCATGATTCAGCTCGTGTCTTCTACTACGATGCTGAGCGGCCCTGCAGGAAGAGTTGAGAGCGAGGTAGATGTACATTGATAGTAACTGGTTGTGTTGAAGATTATGTCCGGAAGTGGGGGTGAGGGACACACAGAAAGAGGGAGGTAGACACAGATGAGATAAGATGTTTATTTCTGGACCAGCTGAGTCATCTGCTAGGCTTCCACCTGATTTAAGGAGAACTAGGACAATAGATGTGCTGGGACGCTGACACGGATACGGAGAGATGTCCTGTCCTGTTCAGACATATGGGACAGAAAGGGTTTAGAGAGATCAGTAGCTCCTGCCTGCTTTACCACGCCCCACCTCATCAAACGTCACACTAGATGAAAGAAAAACTTAATTAGCAGTATCTGGAGTACAAATAACGGACACTTTTGTATTAGTTTATTTTTAACTTTGAAACAATTGTTCCCTTGAGAATTTGACCTGTTTTCCTTT
The sequence above is a segment of the Nothobranchius furzeri strain GRZ-AD chromosome 15, NfurGRZ-RIMD1, whole genome shotgun sequence genome. Coding sequences within it:
- the clstn1 gene encoding calsyntenin-1 isoform X1 — encoded protein: MRFREEKRFASAVGLVLGLLCAVEAAKVNKHKPWIETTYHGIVTENDDRVILDPPLIALDKDAPLRYAESFEVTLTKEGEICGFRIHGQNVPFEAVVLDKSTGEGVIRAKDKLDCELQKEHTFTIQAYDCGEGPDGANMKKSHKATVHIQVNDINEYSPVFKEKTYKATVIEGKKYDSILKVEAVDADCSFQYSQICNYEIVTPDVPFTIDKDGFIKNTEKLSYGKEHMYKLTVTAYDCGKNRASEDVLVKISVKPTCKPSWQGFNKRIEYEPGTGSLALFSSMHLETCDMPVTSIRASIELETNHIGKGCDRDTYSEKSLHKLCGASSGTMELLPTPSSSANWTVGLPTDNGHDSDQVFEFNGTQAIKVPDGVVNTNMKEPFTISVWMRHGPGAHEKETILCNSDKTDMNRHHYSLYVHNCRLIFLLRQDPAEAENYKPAEFHWKLDQVCDKEWHHYVLNVEFPTVSLFVDGSTFEPFMVTEDYPLHASKIETQLTIGACWQENSGHDNDTETVPETASGGSGRMAQFFRGNLAGLIIRSGKLENKKVIDCLYTCKEGLDVQLPEEVASAVKVEFNPNQSSLTVEGDDIDALDKVMQHISYLNSRQFPTPGIRHLRISTSVKCFNEDACVMVPDAEGYVMVLQPEEPKISLSGIDHFARSAAEFESQEGVTLFPELRIVSTITREVEADAESEATDGADDDPTVQETVVSEEIMHNLDTCEVTVIGDELDGDHESLEVDQSQLQQRALEMSSSNLGLIIIGVNTMANYEQVLHLIRYKNWHTEALFDRKFKLVCSELNGRYISNDFKVEVNVIHTANPVEQANAAVQPNFINPVHHASVDLTGHNLVNAHQSSVVPSAATIVIVVCVSFLVFMIILGVFRIRAAHQRTMRDQESGKENEMDWDDSALTITVNPMETYEDQHSSEEEEEEEEESEDGEEEDDITSAESESSEDEEGGEPEDQQGTSRQQQLEWDDSTLTY
- the clstn1 gene encoding calsyntenin-1 isoform X2 gives rise to the protein MRFREEKRFASAVGLVLGLLCAVEAAKVNKHKPWIETTYHGIVTENDDRVILDPPLIALDKDAPLRYAGEICGFRIHGQNVPFEAVVLDKSTGEGVIRAKDKLDCELQKEHTFTIQAYDCGEGPDGANMKKSHKATVHIQVNDINEYSPVFKEKTYKATVIEGKKYDSILKVEAVDADCSFQYSQICNYEIVTPDVPFTIDKDGFIKNTEKLSYGKEHMYKLTVTAYDCGKNRASEDVLVKISVKPTCKPSWQGFNKRIEYEPGTGSLALFSSMHLETCDMPVTSIRASIELETNHIGKGCDRDTYSEKSLHKLCGASSGTMELLPTPSSSANWTVGLPTDNGHDSDQVFEFNGTQAIKVPDGVVNTNMKEPFTISVWMRHGPGAHEKETILCNSDKTDMNRHHYSLYVHNCRLIFLLRQDPAEAENYKPAEFHWKLDQVCDKEWHHYVLNVEFPTVSLFVDGSTFEPFMVTEDYPLHASKIETQLTIGACWQENSGHDNDTETVPETASGGSGRMAQFFRGNLAGLIIRSGKLENKKVIDCLYTCKEGLDVQLPEEVASAVKVEFNPNQSSLTVEGDDIDALDKVMQHISYLNSRQFPTPGIRHLRISTSVKCFNEDACVMVPDAEGYVMVLQPEEPKISLSGIDHFARSAAEFESQEGVTLFPELRIVSTITREVEADAESEATDGADDDPTVQETVVSEEIMHNLDTCEVTVIGDELDGDHESLEVDQSQLQQRALEMSSSNLGLIIIGVNTMANYEQVLHLIRYKNWHTEALFDRKFKLVCSELNGRYISNDFKVEVNVIHTANPVEQANAAVQPNFINPVHHASVDLTGHNLVNAHQSSVVPSAATIVIVVCVSFLVFMIILGVFRIRAAHQRTMRDQESGKENEMDWDDSALTITVNPMETYEDQHSSEEEEEEEEESEDGEEEDDITSAESESSEDEEGGEPEDQQGTSRQQQLEWDDSTLTY